The genomic window CACTTCCTTTTTGCATAGAACTAATAAATTCTTTTGTAACTAAACAAGGAGTCTTTCCACCAGGAATCAATACAGTTCCTATTAATAAATCGGCACTAGATACAGCTTTTTCAATATTATTTGGAGTTGAATAAAGAGTGTTTATTTGACTTTTATAACTGTCATCTAGATATCTTAGTTTACTTACATCTATATCAATAGCTGTAACTTCAGCTCCTAAACCAAAAGCAGCTTTAATGGCACTTTGCCCAGCTACACCAGCCCCTAAAACTACAACTTTTCCTCGTTCAACACCAGGAACTCCACCTAATAATTTTCCCATTCCACCATTATTTTTTTGTAAATAATAACTTCCTACTTGAACAGCCATTTTTCCAGCTATTTCTGACATTGGAGAAAGAATTGGAATACTTCCATCTTTTAAAATAATTGTTTCATATCCTATACAAGTAGCTCCACTTTTTAGTAATTCAAGAGTAGTTTCTTTATGAGCAGCAAGATGTAAATAAGAATAAAGAATATGATGAGGTTTTAAAAGTTTTATTTCAGAAAGAAGAGGTCTTTCTACTTTTATTATTAATTTTGCATTTTCATATAATTCTTCATTTGTTTCAACTATTATAGCCCCACTTTTAATATATTCTTCATCAGTTATTCCCGTATTTATACCAGCCCCTTTTTGTACAAATACTTCATTTCCATCTAAAACTAATTGACCTACACCAGCAGGGGTTAAACCTACTCTACTTTCATTATCTTTTTGTTCTTTAGGTATTCCTATTTTCATACCAAATTATCCCCTTTCTTTATATTACACACTAATTATATATCATTTTTTTTAAAATAGCAAATTATAATGGATTTATATATTTTATAAATAATAGAATATGTTACAATATTAAACCTTTATTTTATTTTTATTATAAGGTATACTATAATATAATAAAAGATTAGCTAGGTGGTGAAAAAATGAAAAAGGGTATATATTTTTTAAGTCTTTTATTGTTGATTTTATTTGTCTTAAAAACAAAATTTACTATAGGAGGAATTATTTTAGGAATATATATAATATTATCATTGATTTCTATAAAAAAAGATGTAACTTTAGATGAAATTATAGATATATCTATATTGTATGGGAAAAAATCTAGCCTTGTAATAATTCTTTTTATATTTATAGGAAGTCTTTCAGCTATGTGGATGGCTTCAGGAACAATTCCTGCCCTTGTTTATTATGGTTTGAAACTTATAAATCCTAAAATATTTTTATTCTTTGTATTTTTTATCAGTTGTATTATTTCAACTATATTGGGAAGTGCCTTTGCCTCAACAGGAATAATTGGAATGGCTCTTATGGCTATAGCTAAAACAGGAGATATAAATTTAAGCCTTGTGGGAGGAGCAATAATTTCTGGAGTTTATTTTGGAGATAGATGGTCACCAATTTCAGTTAGTGCAAATCTTGTTTCATCATTAACAGGGGTGGATATTTATACAAATTTAAAAAATATGATAAAGTCAACTGTTGTTCCTTTTATTTTAACATCAATTATATATATACTTTTATCACAAATTTTCACTTTAGATACAGGAGAAACTACTTTACCAAAAATTATAATGGAAAGTTATAATTTAGATATAAGATTTATATTTTTACCACTTGTGTCTATAATTTTACTTTCTTTTTTTAGGGTAAATGTAAAAATTTCTATGGGAATAAGCATTATTATTGCTGGAATTATAGCAATATTTTTACAAAATGAAAAATTAATTAGTATATTACAATATGCTCTTACAGGATTTTATAAATTTAATGGACATCCATTAGAGAAAATTATAAAAGGTGGTGGAGTTATTTCTATGGCTAATGCTACCTTAGTAATTGTTATCTCTTGTTTATTAATTGGAATTTTAGAAAAAATGGAAATATTATCATTTTTAAAATCAAAAATTAGAAATATAAGCACAAGAAGTGGACTTTTCTTAAATATGATAGGGATAAGTATTTTAGCTGGTATGATTGGTTGTAACCAAACAGTATCAGTAATTATGACAGAACAAGTTATGGAAGAAATTTATGATTCAAGAAATTTATCAAGAGAAGCTTTAACTTTAGATTTAGAAAATTCATCAGTTCTTTTAAATAACTTTATTCCTTGGAATAGTTCTTGTTTTGTTCCTTGTGCTATATTAGAAGTTGCTTTTTATAAAGCAGTACCATTAGCATTTTTTCTATATTTTATACCACTTTGGACATTTATTTATTATAAATTTAATGGTAAAAAATTAGGCTAAATAATTTTATCTTTAAGTTGATATTTATTTCAATAATTAAAAAAATATGATATACTATATCAGAGTAAGAAAAAATTATATAGGAGAATATATGGAGTTTAAAAAGATTGAGTATATAGATAGAAAAACTGGAAAAACTTTAATTGAGAAGGTTCCAGGAGAAAATTTTTTAAAATTTTTATATTATAATCCTTTTGGGATTTTACCTTTAGAGGCTTTAGTAAAGAGAAAATTCTTATCTGTTTTGTATGGGAAAAAAATGGATAGTGAAAGCTCTAAAAAGATGATACCTAATTTTGTAAAAGAACATTCTATAAATATGGAAGAATTTGTAAAATCTATTGATGAATTTACATCTTTTAATGATTTTTTTTATAGAGAATTAAAACCTGATTCAAGGGTAGTAGATAGAAGAAGAGGGGTACTTACAAGTCCTGCTGACGGAAAGGTATTTGTAATTGAAAATGTATCTAAAGATACAGAATTTTTTGTAAAGGGCGAAAAATTTTATTTAGAAGATTTTTTAAAAAATAAATCTCTTGCTAAAAAATATAAAAATGGAATGATGTTTATTATAAGATTAGCACCAGTTGATTATCATAGATTTCATTTTCCAGCTTCTGGTATGATATCTAAGACAAAACTTATAAAAGGTGCTTATTACTCTGTTTCAACTCATGCTATTAGAAAAAAATTTAGAATTTTTTGTGAAAATAAAAGAACACTTTCTACACTTTTTACAGATTCATTTAAAGATATTTGTATATTAGAGATAGGTGCCACAATGGTAGGTGGAATAAAACAAACTTATATTCCTTATACTCATGTAAAAAAAGGAGATGAAAAGGGATACTTCTACTTTGGAGGTTCAACTGTAATCTTACTTTTAGAAAAACAATCATTTAGAATAGATAAAGATATATTAGAAAATAGTAGAAATGGAATTGAAACAAAGATATCTATGGGTGAAAGATTAGGAGTTTCTTGGAGATTTAGGGAGGAAGAGGATTGAAAAGAAAACCCTGTTATTTTAGAAAATGGGATATATTAATATATACAGTCATTTTTTCTATATTTTTAATGCTTTTTTTACATGTACAAAACCTTAAAATTATAAAAGGAAACAAGGCTGAAATATATGTAGATAATCAATTAAAATATGTGTTTAATTTACAAGAAGAGAAAAAAGAGTTTTTTGTTGATACAAATTTAGGTGGAGTAAATGTATTAATTGAAAATATGAAAATTAGAGTTACAACTTCTAATTCTCCATTGAAAATTTGTGTAAAACAAGGTTGGATTTCAAATATAGGGGATACTATTGTAGGAATTCCTGATAGACTGCTTATAAAAATTGTAGGTACTCCTACAGAAAATGATATTGATGCTACTATCAGGTAACAAAGGAGAAAATATGACTAATAGAAAAGAAAAAAAACTTTTTTTAAATATTTTTATAGTTGGATTAATACTTTTGATTATCCAAACTATTTTACAAAGAAATAATGAATTTTTAGACATATTAAATGCTCTTAACATATATTTAAAACCATTTATTTATGGAATTTTTATAGCTATGCTTTTTAATCCAGCTGTAGAAATAATAGAAAAGAAATTTAAATTTTCAAGAATGGTTTCTATGTGGGTTGCATTTTTTATATTTCTTTTGATTTTTATAGGGATAATGCTGTGGTTTATACCTAATTTAATTCATAGTTTTGAAGATATGCTTAGAATGTTTCCAACATTTCAAGAAAAATTTATGTATTATTTAGGAGAGGGATTTGATTTCTTAAGAGAAAGAGATTTACTTGTAATGGATGGAACTGATATACAAAAAGCCATAGAGGATTTTATTGTATCAAATATTCAAAATATAAAAAATCTTTTATTTTCAATAAGTATAAATGTTGTTTATTGGGTTGTAGAAATTTTTATATTTTTCTTAGGATTATTTTTAGCCATTTATTTTATATTATATAAGAATTATTTTATAAAATTTTTTAAGAATTTAGTATTTTTATTTTATGATAAAGAGAAGTCTGAAGAAGCTTTAAAGTTTTTAATAGAAGCAAAAGATATATTTTTAAATTATATGTTAGGAAGAATACTTATATCTACTATTGTAGGAATAGTAGCTTATGTTGTTATGCTTTTTGGAAAAGTTCCTTATGCACTTATTATTTCTGTAATGATAGGTGTAGGAAATATGATTCCTTATTTTGGTTCTATTGTAGCTGGAATTATAGCTTTTTTACTTGTAGTTTTGATAGAACCATTTAAAGTTTTATATATATTCTTGGCTATGGGAATTGCTCAAACAGTAGATGGATATGTTGTAGGACCTCTTATATTAAGTAAAAGTGTTGGACTTGGCTCGTTTTGGGTAATTGCTTCTGTAATTATCATGGGAAATATAATGGGAACAACAGGAATGTTTTTAGGAGTTCCTATATTTGCTGTTTTAAAATTAATATACACTAGATTATTACAGAAAAAAGAAAAAAATATAGAATTAAAAGCTATTGAAGAAAAAGAAAATAATAATTTTGAGGAGTTTTAATGGATAAATTAGAAAAAAAATATACTATAGTGGCTTCAACTACTATGGGATTAGAAAGTATTGTAAGAGATGAATGTGTTGAGCTTGGGTTTGAAAGTGTACAAGCTTTTAATGGAAAAGTTGAATTTTTAGGTACTTTAAGAGATATAGCTGTTGCTAATATTCATTTAAGATGTGCAGATAGAGTATTTATAAAAATGGGAGAGTTTAAAGCCTTTTCTTTTGAAGAACTTTTCCAAAATGTCAAAAAACTTAATTGGAGTGAGTTTGTAGAAAAAGATGGTAACTTTATTATAAGTTGGGTAAGTGCTGTTAAATGTAAACTTTTCTCAAAGTCTGATATCCAAAGTATATCAGAAAAAGCAATAATTGAAAATTTAAAAAAAATCTATAAAATTGAAAGATTTTCTAAAACTGGAGCAAAATTTGCTGTAAAAATTCAAGGGAATAAAGATATATTTAGCATTATGTTAGATACAAGTGGAATTGGACTTCATAAAAGAGGATATAGAAATTTAATAAATGAAGCACCATTAAAAGAAACTTTAGCAGCAGCTCTTGTAAAATTAACAAGATGGACTGGAGGAGAAAAACCTTTTATTGACCCAATGTGTGGTACAGGAACTATTCCTATTGAGGCAGCTATGATAGCCCGTAATATTGCTCCAGGAGTCAATAGAAACTTTGCTTCTGAAGATTGGAAAATATTTCCAAAAGATTTATGGATAGATGTAAGAGATGAGGCTTTCTCTCAAGAAGATTATGATAAAGAAGTTAGAGTTTATGGTTCAGATATAGATGGAGAAGCAATAAAAGTTGCCCTTGAAAACGCCACAAAAGCTGGAGTAGAAGAAGATATATTATTTGAAAATAAAAACTTTTTAGAGTTAGAAACTCCAGCAGAAAAAGGTTATTTAGTATCAAATCCACCTTATGGAGAAAGACTTTTAGATGATGAAAAAGTTGAAAGATTATATAGATTATTAGGAGATGTTTTGTTAAAAAGATTCCCCAAATGGTCTTATTATATAATAACTTCTTATAAAGATTTTGAAAAGGCATTTGGCAAAAAATCTACTAAGAATAGAAAATTATTTAATGGTGGAATTGAATGTCATTATTATCAATATTATGGAGAAAAATAGGAGTTGATATGAATAAAAAGAAATTTGTTGATTATTCTTTAGAAATTATACTACAAGTTTTAAAGAAATTAAATTTAGAATTACAAGATGCTCAAAATAAAAAAGATGATGAAAAAATAAACTTCTTAATAACTGAAGCTATTCCTAAATATGAAAAATTATATTTAGCTTTTAAAGATGAAGAAATTTCTAAGAGAACTCCAGAAGAATTAGAAGGAATATTAAAAATAGTAGAGGATATATTGGAAAAAAATAATTTTTCAAAAGAATTTATAGACGAGTGTCAAAGTAAAAGAGAAGAATATAAAGGTAATTCTGGAGCAGAAGTTGTAAAAAGATTATTTGAATACTCTATTAAAAATTTAAAAAAATCTAAAGATAAAATTTATGAGAAATTAAATCCTATTTTAAAAAATGAAGAAAAATTAGAAGCTGATTTAAAAGAAGCTATCCAATATGATGAAGAGATGAGAATTTCAGCAGAGATAGTTGATTTAAGAGAGAAAAAAAGAGAACTTGTTGGAAAGTTAGAAGTTTTAAATCAAAAAATATCTGAAATAGAAGATGATATTCAAAAAGAATGGAAGTACAAAATATATGGAACTGTTACCCAAAAAGAACTTGAACAATATATAAATTACAAAAATTAGGAGGAAAATATGTTAAATAAATTTTTTATACTATTAGGAGTACTTACATTAGCACTACTTGCTACTAGATTAGTAGGAAATATGAAAATAAAAAAATTAAAAAATACGGAGGTTAAATTAATGGAAGTTAAAGATTTAAGAGCAAAAATTATTACTAATAAAGGAAGTATCAATATTAAATTAATGCCAGAAGTTGCTCCTTTCACAGTTCTTAACTTTGTTCATTTATCAAGAATAGGATATTACAACAACTTAAAATTCCACAGAGTAATCGAAGAGTTTATGATTCAAGGTGGAGACCCAGAAGGAAATGGAACAGGTGGACCTGGATACCAATTCCATGATGAGTTCAAAAAAGAAGTGGTATTTGATAGACCAGGATTACTTGCAATGGCTAACGCTGGATCAAGTACAAATGGGTCTCAATTCTTTATTACACATGTTGAGACTCCATGGTTAAACTATAAACACACTATCTTTGGAGAAGTTGTTTCACCTAACGACCAAGATATAGTTAATAGAATTGCTCAAGAAGATGTAATAAAAACTATTGAAATTACAGGAGATGTAAAAGCTCTTTATGCTGATGAAAAATCAAGAGAAGTTGTTGCTCAAATAAATGAAATTTTAATGTCTCAATCTAAATTTAAAAATTTAAAATATGAAATAGAAATGTAATAAAAAATAATTTAATAAAAAGAGAGTGTTGTAATTTTTTCTTATAAAATACAACAATCTCTTTTTTATTTAAAAATTTATAAAATAATATTAATATTTTTTAGTTTTTTACATAGAAATTATTTTATTAAGGGTCTCTAAAGCTTTTATAGCAATTTTTGTATCTTCACTATTATGAGCTCCTCCAACTCCTATACCCCCTACAACAGTTCCATTTATTTTAATAGGGATACCACCTTCCATAACACTGAAATTATCATCTAAATATCTTATATCTTCAGGTATCTTTCCCTCTTTTATTCCATTTAGTATTTCAATAGTTGTTCTTTTTTGAGAGGCAGCTGTATAAGCCTTTTTATAACTTGCAGAAATTGTATGAACTCCAGCATCTTCACTTCTTAACATTCCTAATTTTTGTCCTGATTTATCAACAATGGTTATAGTCACATTAAAATTTTTAGACTTAGCCTCTTCAAAGGCACTTGTTAACATAGCAAGAACTTGCTCTCCAGTAAGAACTTCTTGAGTTTTTATTTTTTTATTTTCTTTGATGATATTTTTTTTCATAGTTCCTCCTAATAAAAATTATCTACTTGCATAAAAAATAAAAAGGCCATTACAGTAGAATTTGTAATAGCCACTTTTTTCATTCTATTTAAATTTTTTAGAGAAATATCTAGTATGTAATAACTCATGAGCTTTACGACTTAATGGATAATCTAAATAATCCTCATATAATTTTTTAACAGATTCATTTTCATGAGATCTTCTTATAGGAAGAGATTTATCTATATTATTTAATCCCTCGGCTCTTTTCTTTAATACTTCTAATTTCTTTAATGCTTTTGGCTGTCCTCCACCACCAACACATCCACCTTTACATGCCATTATTTCAATAGCGTGGAAGAACTCTTCACCAGCTCTTATTTTGTCAAGCATTTTTCCAGTTTCTTCAAGCCCATGAGAAATTCCAATTCTAAGTTCAATATGTCCTACTTTTATTTCGGCAATTCTGAATCCTTCCCAACCTCTTAACTCATGGAATTCAATATCGTCTAATCTTTCACCAGTAATAGATTCTACAGTAGTTCTTGTAGCAGCTTCAATAACTCCACCAGTTCTTCCAAAGATTATTCCAGCTCCAGAGTATTCTCCTAATGGATTATCAAATTCTTCATCTTCAAGAGATTTTAAATCTATATTTAATTGTTTAAATAGTTTTATAAGTTCTCTAGTAGTAATAACTAAATCTGTATCATAGTTATCTCCTCTTGAAAATTCTTCTCTAGAAGCTTCATATTTTTTAGCAAGACATGGCATAATGGCAACAACAGAAACATGTTCTCTAGTGACACCCATATTTTTTGCCCAAATATCTTTTGCAACAGTAGAGAATATTTCCATTGGTGATTTTACAGTTGAAGGAACATCTAACATATCTGGATAGTTTTGTTCAAAGAATTTAATCCATGCTGGACAACAAGAAGTCAATATAGGAAGTTTTACATTAGGGTCTCCCTCATAATATTTTTCTAATCTTTCTTGGAATTCTTTAGCTTCTTCCATTATAGTTAAGTCAGCAGCCCAACTTGTATCAAATACATAGTCAATTCCAATGGCTTTTAAAGCAGCTACTAATTTTTTCTCAACATTTTCTCCAGCTTCATACCCGAAAGCTTCTCCAATAGCTACTCTTACAGCTGGGGCTATTTGAGCTACTACTATTTTGTTAGGAGTTGCAATATCTCTTAATAATTGAGTTGTGTGGTCTCCTTCAAATATAGCTCCTACAGGACAAGCTATAACACATTGACCACAGTGAGTACATTTATCGTTATCTATAGTATGTTTTTGTTTTATACTTCCAGAAATACATCCTACAGGACATGCTCTAGCACAAGCAGTACATCCTATACATTTATCAGTAATTTTAAATTGTAATAGTTGAATACATTGACCAGCTGGGCAATTTTTATTTTCAACATGTTCTTCAAATTCATGATAAAATTTTTCTAATGATTCTATTACAAGATTTCTTTTTCTTCCTAAAGTGTCTTTAATAGTTCCACAAAGTTGTCTTAATAAGAATAAATCTCTTGTGTTTCCTTTTCCCTTAGAGATTCTATCTAAAGTTCTCCAAGAACGTTCCATTTCTTTTTCAACCTTTGAATATTCTAAGAATCCTCTTCTTTGTTTATTAGCTAAAAGATATTCTAAATAGAATTTTGAGAAAGAAACCATACAATCTTCTTCAGATAAAATTATAATATTTCTTGTAGAACCATCTTCAAATAAACCTAAATCAATAGGTTTATCTAAGTATTCTTCTAAAACTAAATTTCTAAATGGAAGTCCAAATTGAGCAGCTTTAAATTTTTTATGCCCAGTTATTCCTCCAGCCATTTCTATTAATTCAGAAAGTGTTGTTGTTTCTAAAATTTCATATACTCCTGGTTTTACTACCATTCCTGAAATAGCTACAACATTTTTACCTTGGCTTAAAGCATTCTTTAATTCTGGTCCTGCTATGTTAGAAAATATAGATCCTATTGATGAGAAGTTAATTAATTCTTTCCCATGACTTTGTTCAATCATCTGTCCTCCTAAAAATCTAAAAAATCATAATATTTAACTTACTATTTATTTTATATATATCCATTATAATATTTAGATATTTCTTTAGAAAAGAAATATAAGATTATGGATAATTTTTTATTATCGTTTTAATATTATACATAAAAAAATATATTTTTGCAACAAGAAAAAATAATTTTGTAAAGAGTAACTTAATTTTTTTTATAAATACTATTCATTTTTGAGCATTTTTTTTAATTATTAAAGCATATTACTTGTTATTTTTATTATAAAATTGTAAAATATAAGTATATCTTAAATAAGGAGAAATAAATGAAGAAAGAAATTTTTATTAATAAATTATGTGAAAGAGCAAAAATTAAAGGGATAGAGGAATATGAAGTATTTTTTCTTTCTAATCTTAGTTTAGGTGTAAAAGTTTATGAAGAAAAAATAGAAAATTTAACAAATAACCAAAATCAAGGAGTATCTTTTAGATGTAAAGTCAATGGAAAAATGGGTTATTCTTATTCAGAATCTTTAAATGAAGAGGATATAGACTTTCTTATTGATGAAGCAGTCTCTAATGGAAATTGCATAGAGAGTGATGATGAACAATTTATATATGGGGAAAAACATCAATATAAAAGTTTGAATACTTATTCAAAAAAACTAGACAATTTAGAAACAAAGGACATTGAGAAATTTTTAATTACAATGGAGCAATATGCTAAAAGTTTAGATTTAAGAATAGAAAAAGTTTCTTATTGCTATTTTGGACTTGGTAGTGGTGAGGTAATAATAAAAAATTCTAAAGGTCTAAATTTAAGTAATCAAGGAAATGTTGCTTATACTTTTATCTCTGTTATAGCGAAAGAAAATGATGTGATAAAAACTGATTCAGAATTTATGGTATCAAGAGATTTTTCAGAATTTGATTATAAAAAAATAGCAGAAGGAGCTGTAAAAAAAGTTTTAGCTAAATTGGATATAAAGAAAACTAATATTGTCACAGAAAAAGTTATTATAGAAAACTTAGCCTTTTCATCATTATTAGGTGCTATGTCTAATATTTTTTCAGCTGATGCTGTACAAAAAGGAATATCTTTATTAAAAGATAAATTAAACCAAAAAGTTGCTTCATCTAAGTTTACTTTAGTTGATGACCCACATTTAGAAAATGGTTTTGGTTCAGCTGCTTTTGATTCAGAGGGAGTTCCAACTGAATATACAGAAATTATAAAAGAGGGAGTTTTAAATACTTATCTTTATAATTTAAAAACTGCCAATAAAGATAAGGTAAAATCTACGGGACATGCTAGTAAAGGTGGTTATAAAGGAACTATTGGAATTTCTACATATAATTTATATGTAAAAAATGGTGAAAAAACTTTTGAAGAATTAGTAAAAGAGATTGAAGAGGGAATCTTAATAACAGATTTTGCTGGACTTCATTCAGGTCTTAATAGTATATCTGGAGATTTTTCTTTAGCAGGTGAAGGATTTTTAATTAAAAATGGAAAAATTCAAAATGCTCTTAATCAAATTACTGTAGCTGGAAACTTTTTCCAATTATTAAAAGATATAGAAGAGATTGGAAATGACTTAAGATTTTCTTTATCAGATATAGGTTCTCCGTCTATAATAGTAAAAGGTTTAAAAATTGCTATAGATTAAAGATGTAATTAAAAAATATAATTGCTTATAAAAATAATTTCATAAAGTTAATAATAAATAAAATTTTCGGAAATTAAA from Fusobacterium sp. FSA-380-WT-3A includes these protein-coding regions:
- the ald gene encoding alanine dehydrogenase → MKIGIPKEQKDNESRVGLTPAGVGQLVLDGNEVFVQKGAGINTGITDEEYIKSGAIIVETNEELYENAKLIIKVERPLLSEIKLLKPHHILYSYLHLAAHKETTLELLKSGATCIGYETIILKDGSIPILSPMSEIAGKMAVQVGSYYLQKNNGGMGKLLGGVPGVERGKVVVLGAGVAGQSAIKAAFGLGAEVTAIDIDVSKLRYLDDSYKSQINTLYSTPNNIEKAVSSADLLIGTVLIPGGKTPCLVTKEFISSMQKGSVIVDVAIDQGGCFETSKITSLEKPTYIVDEVVHYCVGNMASAYPLTSTLSSENFILKYARAIACRGLKGACEIYPELLGGINIKNERVTCRKVADSLELDYVGVGF
- a CDS encoding Na+/H+ antiporter NhaC family protein, with the translated sequence MKKGIYFLSLLLLILFVLKTKFTIGGIILGIYIILSLISIKKDVTLDEIIDISILYGKKSSLVIILFIFIGSLSAMWMASGTIPALVYYGLKLINPKIFLFFVFFISCIISTILGSAFASTGIIGMALMAIAKTGDINLSLVGGAIISGVYFGDRWSPISVSANLVSSLTGVDIYTNLKNMIKSTVVPFILTSIIYILLSQIFTLDTGETTLPKIIMESYNLDIRFIFLPLVSIILLSFFRVNVKISMGISIIIAGIIAIFLQNEKLISILQYALTGFYKFNGHPLEKIIKGGGVISMANATLVIVISCLLIGILEKMEILSFLKSKIRNISTRSGLFLNMIGISILAGMIGCNQTVSVIMTEQVMEEIYDSRNLSREALTLDLENSSVLLNNFIPWNSSCFVPCAILEVAFYKAVPLAFFLYFIPLWTFIYYKFNGKKLG
- a CDS encoding phosphatidylserine decarboxylase, whose product is MEFKKIEYIDRKTGKTLIEKVPGENFLKFLYYNPFGILPLEALVKRKFLSVLYGKKMDSESSKKMIPNFVKEHSINMEEFVKSIDEFTSFNDFFYRELKPDSRVVDRRRGVLTSPADGKVFVIENVSKDTEFFVKGEKFYLEDFLKNKSLAKKYKNGMMFIIRLAPVDYHRFHFPASGMISKTKLIKGAYYSVSTHAIRKKFRIFCENKRTLSTLFTDSFKDICILEIGATMVGGIKQTYIPYTHVKKGDEKGYFYFGGSTVILLLEKQSFRIDKDILENSRNGIETKISMGERLGVSWRFREEED
- a CDS encoding NusG domain II-containing protein codes for the protein MKRKPCYFRKWDILIYTVIFSIFLMLFLHVQNLKIIKGNKAEIYVDNQLKYVFNLQEEKKEFFVDTNLGGVNVLIENMKIRVTTSNSPLKICVKQGWISNIGDTIVGIPDRLLIKIVGTPTENDIDATIR
- a CDS encoding AI-2E family transporter, which gives rise to MTNRKEKKLFLNIFIVGLILLIIQTILQRNNEFLDILNALNIYLKPFIYGIFIAMLFNPAVEIIEKKFKFSRMVSMWVAFFIFLLIFIGIMLWFIPNLIHSFEDMLRMFPTFQEKFMYYLGEGFDFLRERDLLVMDGTDIQKAIEDFIVSNIQNIKNLLFSISINVVYWVVEIFIFFLGLFLAIYFILYKNYFIKFFKNLVFLFYDKEKSEEALKFLIEAKDIFLNYMLGRILISTIVGIVAYVVMLFGKVPYALIISVMIGVGNMIPYFGSIVAGIIAFLLVVLIEPFKVLYIFLAMGIAQTVDGYVVGPLILSKSVGLGSFWVIASVIIMGNIMGTTGMFLGVPIFAVLKLIYTRLLQKKEKNIELKAIEEKENNNFEEF
- a CDS encoding class I SAM-dependent RNA methyltransferase, with product MDKLEKKYTIVASTTMGLESIVRDECVELGFESVQAFNGKVEFLGTLRDIAVANIHLRCADRVFIKMGEFKAFSFEELFQNVKKLNWSEFVEKDGNFIISWVSAVKCKLFSKSDIQSISEKAIIENLKKIYKIERFSKTGAKFAVKIQGNKDIFSIMLDTSGIGLHKRGYRNLINEAPLKETLAAALVKLTRWTGGEKPFIDPMCGTGTIPIEAAMIARNIAPGVNRNFASEDWKIFPKDLWIDVRDEAFSQEDYDKEVRVYGSDIDGEAIKVALENATKAGVEEDILFENKNFLELETPAEKGYLVSNPPYGERLLDDEKVERLYRLLGDVLLKRFPKWSYYIITSYKDFEKAFGKKSTKNRKLFNGGIECHYYQYYGEK
- a CDS encoding peptidylprolyl isomerase, producing MEVKDLRAKIITNKGSINIKLMPEVAPFTVLNFVHLSRIGYYNNLKFHRVIEEFMIQGGDPEGNGTGGPGYQFHDEFKKEVVFDRPGLLAMANAGSSTNGSQFFITHVETPWLNYKHTIFGEVVSPNDQDIVNRIAQEDVIKTIEITGDVKALYADEKSREVVAQINEILMSQSKFKNLKYEIEM
- a CDS encoding heme-binding protein, with translation MKKNIIKENKKIKTQEVLTGEQVLAMLTSAFEEAKSKNFNVTITIVDKSGQKLGMLRSEDAGVHTISASYKKAYTAASQKRTTIEILNGIKEGKIPEDIRYLDDNFSVMEGGIPIKINGTVVGGIGVGGAHNSEDTKIAIKALETLNKIISM
- a CDS encoding [FeFe] hydrogenase, group A, which gives rise to MIEQSHGKELINFSSIGSIFSNIAGPELKNALSQGKNVVAISGMVVKPGVYEILETTTLSELIEMAGGITGHKKFKAAQFGLPFRNLVLEEYLDKPIDLGLFEDGSTRNIIILSEEDCMVSFSKFYLEYLLANKQRRGFLEYSKVEKEMERSWRTLDRISKGKGNTRDLFLLRQLCGTIKDTLGRKRNLVIESLEKFYHEFEEHVENKNCPAGQCIQLLQFKITDKCIGCTACARACPVGCISGSIKQKHTIDNDKCTHCGQCVIACPVGAIFEGDHTTQLLRDIATPNKIVVAQIAPAVRVAIGEAFGYEAGENVEKKLVAALKAIGIDYVFDTSWAADLTIMEEAKEFQERLEKYYEGDPNVKLPILTSCCPAWIKFFEQNYPDMLDVPSTVKSPMEIFSTVAKDIWAKNMGVTREHVSVVAIMPCLAKKYEASREEFSRGDNYDTDLVITTRELIKLFKQLNIDLKSLEDEEFDNPLGEYSGAGIIFGRTGGVIEAATRTTVESITGERLDDIEFHELRGWEGFRIAEIKVGHIELRIGISHGLEETGKMLDKIRAGEEFFHAIEIMACKGGCVGGGGQPKALKKLEVLKKRAEGLNNIDKSLPIRRSHENESVKKLYEDYLDYPLSRKAHELLHTRYFSKKFK
- a CDS encoding TldD/PmbA family protein — its product is MKKEIFINKLCERAKIKGIEEYEVFFLSNLSLGVKVYEEKIENLTNNQNQGVSFRCKVNGKMGYSYSESLNEEDIDFLIDEAVSNGNCIESDDEQFIYGEKHQYKSLNTYSKKLDNLETKDIEKFLITMEQYAKSLDLRIEKVSYCYFGLGSGEVIIKNSKGLNLSNQGNVAYTFISVIAKENDVIKTDSEFMVSRDFSEFDYKKIAEGAVKKVLAKLDIKKTNIVTEKVIIENLAFSSLLGAMSNIFSADAVQKGISLLKDKLNQKVASSKFTLVDDPHLENGFGSAAFDSEGVPTEYTEIIKEGVLNTYLYNLKTANKDKVKSTGHASKGGYKGTIGISTYNLYVKNGEKTFEELVKEIEEGILITDFAGLHSGLNSISGDFSLAGEGFLIKNGKIQNALNQITVAGNFFQLLKDIEEIGNDLRFSLSDIGSPSIIVKGLKIAID